A stretch of the Cucurbita pepo subsp. pepo cultivar mu-cu-16 chromosome LG16, ASM280686v2, whole genome shotgun sequence genome encodes the following:
- the LOC111777768 gene encoding agamous-like MADS-box protein AGL61, with translation MKKSLGRRKIEIKKLEKKSSQQVTFSKRRAGLFNKAAELSVLCGAEIAILVSSATNKLYTFGHPNVESLLDRFLTGNSAPPKPAEAYLPLQELNRDFDDVAAEFDIEKRRAAERSSNDRFWWDEPLESMKIDELKRFRSSLVELRGKVAERVEKFTDMRTEGSPIPALQPSTPPSITLVGNLQPPPTTPSIDLVENLQQPPTPPSIGLVENLQRPPTPPSIGFFENLQWPSTPPSIGLFENLRWPSTPPSIDLVKSLHWSPMPSIHLAENDQCLPSSFHISGNHSVARRLNMLD, from the coding sequence ATGAAGAAATCTCTCGGCCGTCggaaaattgaaatcaaaaaGCTTGAGAAGAAGAGTAGCCAGCAGGTTACCTTCTCTAAACGCCGCGCCGGACTTTTCAACAAGGCGGCGGAGCTTTCCGTTCTGTGCGGTGCTGAGATCGCGATCCTCGTCTCCTCTGCCACCAACAAGCTCTATACATTCGGTCATCCCAATGTTGAATCGCTCTTGGACCGTTTTCTCACCGGAAATTCTGCTCCGCCTAAGCCGGCTGAGGCCTACCTCCCTCTGCAGGAGTTGAACCGCGATTTTGACGATGTGGCGGCTGAGTTCGACATTGAGAAGAGGCGCGCGGCAGAGCGCTCGAGTAACGATCGATTTTGGTGGGATGAGCCGCTGGAATCTATGAAAATCGACGAACTGAAGCGATTCCGGTCGTCGTTGGTGGAACTGAGAGGAAAAGTGGCGGAGAGAGTGGAGAAATTTACGGATATGAGAACAGAAGGATCTCCGATACCTGCTCTGCAGCCGTCAACTCCTCCGTCGATTACCCTGGTCGGAAACCTCCAACCGCCGCCGACGACTCCATCAATTGACCTCGTCGAAAACCTCCAACAGCCGCCGACACCTCCATCAATTGGTCTCGTCGAAAACCTCCAACGGCCGCCGACGCCTCCATCAATTGGCTTCTTTGAAAATCTCCAATGGCCGTCGACGCCTCCATCAATTGGCCTCTTCGAAAATCTCCGATGGCCGTCGACGCCTCCATCAATTGACCTCGTCAAAAGCCTCCATTGGTCACCGATGCCGTCAATTCACCTTGCTGAAAACGACCAATGTCTGCCGTCGTCGTTTCATATCTCTGGAAACCACTCTGTCGCGCGACGGCTGAATATGCTAGACTAG
- the LOC111777769 gene encoding benzyl alcohol O-benzoyltransferase-like, with amino-acid sequence MPTIDFTFKVRKCEPEVIVPANPTPHEFKQLSDMDDHQSLRFQIPLLNFYEHNPNLEGRDSVKIIKEAIARTLVFYYPFAGRLREGPGRKLFVECTGEGILFIEADADVTLEQFGDALQFSSSLSWSKCCTIAKFSAKKSAIARLHPTPFKYIFHPHTHSFTIFSHTSLFRVSIMPTIDFTFKVRKCEPEVIVPANPTPHEFKQLSDMDDHQNLRFQIPLLNFYEHNPNLEGRDSVKIIKEAIASTLVFYYPFAGRLREGPGRKLFVECTGEGILFIEADADVTLEQFGDALQFSSSLSWFQDVIYNVPNSDSMVNSPLLLIQVTRLKCGGFIFAIRLNHTMADGFGLVQLMKAIAEIARGAYAPSIFPVWQRALLTARDPPRITCRHPEYDQVPVTNDTAIPIDNMAHRFIFFSPLKISALRQTLPAHLRHCSSFELIAAYVWRLRTIVLQLSPEEKVCFVFPVN; translated from the exons ATGCCAACCATTGACTTTACCTTCAAAGTACGAAAATGTGAACCAGAAGTGATTGTTCCAGCAAATCCTACACCCCATGAATTTAAGCAACTATCAGATATGGATGATCACCAAAGCTTAAGATTTCAAATTCCATTACTAAATTTCTATGAACATAATCCAAATTTAGAAGGGAGAGACTCAGTGAAGATAATAAAAGAAGCAATTGCAAGGACGTTGGTGTTTTATTATCCTTTTGCAGGAAGACTAAGAGAAGGGCCGGGTAGAAAGCTATTTGTAGAATGTACCGGTGAAGGAATCTTGTTCATTGAAGCAGATGCAGATGTAACCTTGGAACAATTTGGCGATgctcttcaattttcatcttcactTTCATG GAGTAAGTGCTGCACAATCGCAAAGTTCTCTGCCAAGAAAAGTGCTATTGCTCGT CTTCATCCAACTCCTTTTAAATACATCTTTCATCCTCACACTCACTCATTCACTATATTTTCACATACCTCTCTATTTCGTGTATCAATAATGCCAACCATTGACTTTACCTTCAAAGTACGAAAATGTGAACCAGAAGTGATTGTTCCAGCAAATCCTACACCCCATGAATTTAAGCAACTATCAGATATGGATGATCACCAAAACTTAAGATTTCAAATTCCATTACTAAATTTCTATGAACATAATCCAAATTTAGAAGGGAGAGACTCAGTGAAGATAATAAAAGAAGCAATTGCAAGTACGTTGGTGTTTTATTATCCTTTTGCAGGAAGACTAAGAGAAGGGCCGGGTAGAAAGCTATTTGTAGAATGTACCGGTGAAGGAATCTTGTTCATTGAAGCAGATGCAGATGTAACCTTGGAACAATTTGGCGATgctcttcaattttcatcttcactTTCATGGTTTCAAGATGTTATATACAATGTTCCAAATTCTGATAGTATGGTTAATTCTCCATTATTACTCATTCAG GTGACACGACTCAAGTGTGGTGGTTTCATTTTTGCTATTCGTCTTAATCATACAATGGCCGATGGTTTCGGCCTCGTCCAACTCATGAAGGCTATAGCAGAGATAGCTCGTGGAGCCTATGCTCCATCAATTTTTCCAGTATGGCAAAGAGCTCTCTTAACCGCAAGGGACCCTCCCAGAATAACTTGTCGCCACCCTGAATACGACCAAGTTCCTGTCACCAACGACACCGCCATTCCAATCGACAACATGGCCCACCGCTTCATATTTTTTAGTCCTCTCAAAATCTCAGCCCTTCGTCAAACCTTACCCGCGCACCTTCGCCATTGTTCATCCTTCGAGCTCATCGCAGCCTATGTTTGGCGCCTCCGAACCATAGTCCTCCAACTGAGCCCAGAGGAGAAAGTGTGCTTTGTTTTCCCTGTAAAT
- the LOC111777609 gene encoding benzyl alcohol O-benzoyltransferase-like gives MSTIDFTFKVRRCEPELIAPANRTLYEFKQLSDMDDQESFRFHIPILNFYEHNPSLEGRDPVKVIKEAISKTLVFYYPLAGRLREGPGRKLFVECTGEGILFIEAEADVTLEQFGDALHFSSSFSWFEDVIYNVLNSDGIVNSPLLLIQVTRLKCGGFIFAIRFNHTMVDGFGLVQFMKAIAEIARGAFAPSIFPVWQRALLNARDPPRVTCRHHEYDQVVVTEDTLIPIDNMAHRFIFFSPLQISALRHTLPIHLHHCSSFELIAAYVWRLRTIALQLSPEEKVRFLCPMNLRSRINSLPIGYYGNACVFPAELTTAAKLCGNPLGYAIELIRKAKAKMTKEYVKSVVDFMVIKGRPHYTEPGSFIISDLMRIGFEEVDFGWGKPIFGGLTTGGLGTTPAMISFCIPFMNKNGEKGIMVPLCLPTQAMERFMAEFHALSSVEQLVDEVDSH, from the exons ATGTCGACCATTGACTTTACCTTCAAAGTACGAAGATGCGAACCGGAATTGATTGCTCCAGCAAACCGTACCCTTTATGAGTTTAAACAACTCTCTGATATGGATGATCAAGAAAGCTTCAGATTTCATATTCCAATTCTGAACTTCTATGAACATAATCCAAGTTTAGAGGGGAGAGACCCCGTGAAGGTTATAAAGGAAGCAATTTCAAAGACGTTGGTGTTTTATTATCCTCTTGCAGGAAGATTGAGAGAAGGGCCGGGAAGAAAGCTGTTTGTAGAATGTACAGGAGAAGGAATCTTGTTCATAGAAGCAGAAGCAGATGTAACCTTGGAACAATTTGGTGATGCTCTTCACTTTTCGTCTTCTTTTTCATGGTTCGAAGATGTTATATACAACGTTCTAAACTCTGACGGGATTGTTAATTCTCCATTATTGCTCATTcag GTGACACGACTTAAGTGTGGTGGTTTCATTTTTGCTATTCGTTTCAATCATACAATGGTCGATGGTTTTGGCCTTGTCCAATTCATGAAGGCTATAGCGGAGATAGCTCGTGGAGCTTTCGCTCCATCTATTTTTCCAGTATGGCAAAGAGCTCTCTTAAATGCAAGAGACCCTCCAAGAGTCACTTGTCGTCATCATGAATACGACCAAGTTGTTGTCACCGAGGACACCCTCATCCCAATCGACAACATGGCCCAccgcttcattttctttagtCCCCTCCAAATCTCCGCCCTTCGTCATACTTTACCCATCCACCTTCACCACTGTTCCTCGTTTGAGCTCATCGCAGCCTATGTTTGGCGCCTTCGTACCATTGCCCTTCAACTTAGCCCAGAGGAGAAAGTGCGCTTTCTTTGCCCCATGAACCTACGTTCTAGGATCAACTCTTTACCGATAGGATATTATGGTAATGCATGTGTTTTCCCTGCAGAACTCACCACAGCTGCAAAGCTTTGTGGGAACCCACTAGGTTATGCTATAGAGTTGATTAGGAAGGCTAAGGCTAAGATGACGAAGGAGTACGTGAAGTCTGTTGTGGATTTTATGGTAATTAAAGGACGACCCCATTACACAGAACCTGGGTCATTCATTATATCAGACCTAATGAGAATTGGGTTTGAAGAGGTAGATTTTGGATGGGGAAAGCCTATTTTTGGAGGACTTACAACAGGAGGGCTTGGAACAACCCCTGCAATGATAAGCTTTTGTATACCTTTCATgaataaaaatggagaaaagggAATTATGGTACCTCTATGCTTGCCTACTCAAGCCATGGAAAGATTTATGGCGGAATTTCATGCCTTGTCGAGTGTGGAACAATTGGTTGATGAAGTTGATAGCCATTAG
- the LOC111777692 gene encoding benzyl alcohol O-benzoyltransferase-like: protein MPTIDFTFKVRKCEPEVIVPANPTPHEFKQLSDMDDHQSLRFQIPLLNFYEHNPNLEGRDSVKIIKEAIARTLVFYYPFAGRLREGPGRKLFVECTGEGILFIEADADVTLEQFGDALQFSSSLSWFQDVIYNVPNSDSMVNSPLLLIQVTRLKCGGFIFAIRLNHTMADGFGLVQLMKAIAEIARGAYAPSIFPVWQRALLTARDPPRITCRHPEYDQVPVTNDTAIPIDNMAHRFIFFSPLKISALRQTLPAHLRHCSSFELIAAYVWRLRTIVLQLSPEEKVCFVFPVNLRTKINSLPLGYYGNVLVFPAELTTVANLCGNPLGHAVELIRKAKAKVTNEYVNSLLDLVVMKGRSLFTAGWPYIVSDLRRVGFEEVDFGWGKAVYGGLTAGGFGTFPGTLSFCISFVDKKGEKGIMVPLCLPALAMERFMAEFDALTNVEQLVDEVDSHQQRIVASVL, encoded by the exons ATGCCAACCATTGACTTTACCTTCAAAGTACGAAAATGTGAACCAGAAGTGATTGTTCCAGCAAATCCTACACCCCATGAATTTAAGCAACTATCAGATATGGATGATCACCAAAGCTTAAGATTTCAAATTCCATTACTAAATTTCTATGAACATAATCCAAATTTAGAAGGGAGAGACTCAGTGAAGATAATAAAAGAAGCAATTGCAAGGACGTTGGTGTTTTATTATCCTTTTGCAGGAAGACTAAGAGAAGGGCCGGGTAGAAAGCTATTTGTAGAATGTACCGGTGAAGGAATCTTGTTCATTGAAGCAGATGCAGATGTAACCTTGGAACAATTTGGCGATgctcttcaattttcatcttcactTTCATGGTTTCAAGATGTTATATACAATGTTCCAAATTCTGATAGTATGGTTAATTCTCCATTATTACTCATTCAG GTGACACGACTCAAGTGTGGTGGTTTCATTTTTGCTATTCGTCTTAATCATACAATGGCCGATGGTTTCGGCCTCGTCCAACTCATGAAGGCTATAGCAGAGATAGCTCGTGGAGCCTATGCTCCATCAATTTTTCCAGTATGGCAAAGAGCTCTCTTAACCGCAAGGGACCCTCCCAGAATAACTTGTCGCCACCCTGAATACGACCAAGTTCCTGTCACCAACGACACCGCCATTCCAATCGACAACATGGCCCACCGCTTCATATTTTTTAGTCCTCTCAAAATCTCAGCCCTTCGTCAAACCTTACCCGCGCACCTTCGCCATTGTTCATCCTTCGAGCTCATCGCAGCCTATGTTTGGCGCCTCCGAACCATAGTCCTCCAACTGAGCCCAGAGGAGAAAGTGTGCTTTGTTTTCCCTGTAAATCTACGCACCAAGATCAACTCTTTACCGTTAGGATATTATGGTAATGTTTTGGTTTTTCCGGCAGAACTCACCACAGTTGCAAATCTTTGTGGTAACCCACTAGGTCATGCTGTTGAATTGATTAGGAAGGCTAAGGCTAAGGTGACGAATGAGTACGTAAACTCTTTGTTGGATCTTGTAGTGATGAAAGGGCGATCCCTTTTCACGGCAGGTTGGCCATATATAGTATCAGACCTAAGGAGGGTTGGGTTTGAAGAGGTGGACTTTGGATGGGGAAAGGCCGTTTATGGCGGACTTACAGCAGGAGGGTTCGGAACTTTCCCTGGCACGTTAAGCTTTTGTATATCTTTCGTGGataaaaaaggagaaaagggaATTATGGTACCTCTGTGCTTGCCTGCCTTAGCCATGGAAAGATTTATGGCAGAGTTTGATGCCCTGACGAATGTGGAACAATTGGTTGATGAAGTTGATAGCCATCAGCAAAGGATCGTTGCATCCGTTTTGTAA
- the LOC111777611 gene encoding benzyl alcohol O-benzoyltransferase-like yields the protein MSSANALVFKVERSQPELVVPIKPTPQEWKQLSDIDDQEGFRCQFSMIQFYRNNPSMEGRDPVKVIKGAVAKTLVFYYPFAGRIREGLGRKLFVECTGEGILFIEANADVTLEQLENSLQPPFPCIDELLYNVPNSDGILDSPLLLIQVTRLKCGGFIFAVRFNHAMTDCFGMVQFIRAIAEMARGALAPSILPVWQRALLSARDPPRVTCLHLEYDQVDHDIQGAMIPFENMTQRSFFFGPTEISIIRETLPTHFHNCSSSEILTIFIWRLRTIALQLSQDEEVCLLCLVNLRTKFNIFPLGYYGNAVALPAAFTTAGKLSQNRLSYAMELVEKAKAKVTEEYMKSMVDLMVIKGRPHFSVVRSLLVADLTEAGFEEVDYGWGKAIYGGPVSGGVGLVPGLISFCIPFKNRNGEKGIVVPLCLPAPAMERFVAELDALMNIRTP from the exons ATGTCGTCCGCCAATGCTCTCGTGTTCAAGGTAGAAAGAAGCCAACCAGAATTAGTTGTTCCAATAAAACCTACGCCCCAAGAGTGGAAACAACTTTCTGATATTGATGACCAAGAAGGCTTTAGATGTCAGTTTTCAATGATACAATTCTATCGAAATAATCCAAGCATGGAAGGGAGAGACCCTGTGAAAGTGATAAAAGGGGCCGTTGCAAAGACGTTGGTGTTCTACTACCCTTTTGCAGGCAGAATTAGAGAAGGGCTTGGTAGGAAGTTGTTTGTCGAATGCACAGGTGAAGGAATCTTGTTCATTGAAGCAAATGCAGACGTGACTCTAGAACAACTTGAGAATTCTCTTCAACCCCCATTTCCATGCATTGATGAGCTTCTTTACAACGTTCCAAATTCTGATGGGATTCTTGATTCTCCATTACTGCTCATTCAG GTGACACGACTCAAGTGTGGTGGTTTTATCTTTGCTGTTCGTTTTAATCATGCTATGACGGATTGTTTTGGCATGGTCCAATTCATAAGAGCCATAGCTGAAATGGCTCGTGGGGCTCTTGCTCCATCTATTCTTCCAGTATGGCAAAGAGCTCTCTTAAGTGCAAGGGACCCACCAAGAGTCACTTGCCTTCATCTCGAATATGATCAAGTTGATCATGACATTCAAGGGGCCATGATTCCCTTCGAGAACATGACTCAACGTTCATTCTTTTTTGGCCCAACTGAGATATCTATCATTCGCGAAACTTTACCCACTCACTTTCACAATTGCTCCTCATCTGAGATTcttacaatatttatttggCGCCTTCGTACCATAGCCCTTCAGCTTAGTCAAGATGAGGAAGTGTGTCTTCTTTGCCTCGTGAATTTACGCACcaagtttaatatttttccattagggTATTATGGCAACGCAGTTGCTTTACCCGCAGCTTTCACTACCGCAGGTAAGCTGTCCCAAAATCGACTGAGTTATGCTATGGAATTAGTTGAGAAAGCTAAGGCAAAGGTGACAGAGGAGTACATGAAGTCTATGGTGGATCTGATGGTGATCAAAGGACGACCCCATTTTAGTGTGGTTCGGTCATTGCTAGTGGCAGACTTGACAGAAGCGGGGTTTGAGGAGGTGGACTATGGATGGGGGAAGGCCATATATGGCGGACCTGTGAGTGGAGGAGTTGGATTAGTCCCTGGTTTGATAAGCTTTTGTATACCTTTTAAGAATAGAAATGGGGAGAAGGGAATTGTGGTGCCTCTGTGCTTGCCTGCTCCAGCCATGGAAAGGTTCGTGGCAGAACTCGACGCCTTGATGAACATAAGAACTCCTTGA